In a genomic window of Thalassophryne amazonica chromosome 12, fThaAma1.1, whole genome shotgun sequence:
- the LOC117522622 gene encoding uncharacterized protein LOC117522622 translates to MKFLLLLFCVNLGSGIYRDGTGQQGGADDTVEEINNMLIAIHSTPFLGIYGDSMQGECPHGQQSKRTRIRAMGFDLDLWSAVMCTFAVMTTGPDHYARLYNPGKTVPGVSIQTFYLPLYAHNTASFMTVPCTLNPTFFVTGTLTGCDIFVATSGQNLNCPLVVIHTNACGTMTTDTNHQEAIAVLSIDICHQQPYQIQYRVASSEHRSIIERGGYHYTTEYYETSQSGIFFGYTLGSRYITTVPPWMFCRKNGLTTAIVCHSVA, encoded by the coding sequence GTGCTGACGACACTGTTGAAGAAATTAACAACATGCTGATCGCCATTCATTCAACACCATTCCTTGGTATTTATGGTGACAGTATGCAGGGTGAATGTCCCCATGGCCAACAAAGCAAAAGAACTCGGATTCGGGCAATGGGCTTCGACTTGGATTTGTGGTCAGCTGTAATGTGCACCTTTGCTGTGATGACAACAGGTCCAGATCATTATGCCCGACTGTATAATCCAGGTAAAACCGTTCCTGGAGTCAGCATTCAGACGTTCTATCTGCCACTCTATGCTCACAACACAGCTAGTTTTATGACCGTTCCTTGTACACTAAATCCAACTTTCTTTGTAACTGGCACTCTGACCGGTTGTGACATATTTGTAGCCACTAGTGGGCAAAATCTTAactgccccctggtggtcatCCACACCAATGCCTGTGGAACTATGACAACTGATACCAACCATCAAGAAGCCATTGCAGTCCTGTCTATTGATATCTGTCACCAGCAACCGTACCAGATCCAGTACCGCGTGGCCAGCAGTGAGCACCGCAGCATCATTGAACGTGGAGGGTACCACTACACAACTGAGTACTATGAAACATCTCAGTCAGGCATCTTCTTTGGGTACACTCTGGGAAGTAGGTATATAACAACTGTACCACCCTGGATGTTCTGTCGGAAAAATGGACTCACTACTGCCATAGTGTGCCACAGCGTTGCCTGA